Within the Pengzhenrongella sicca genome, the region CGTCCGATCCCGAGAGGGTGGCGGCGCTGGCTGCTCGGACGATGGTCGGCCGCAACGGTCTGGCCGAGGACTTCGCGGGTGCAGCAGTGTTCCTGGCGAGCCGCGCGTCTAGTTACGTGACTGGGCAGGCGGTCTTCGTCGACGGCGGGTTCTCCATTCACTGAGCCCAACGCTGGGCGTCCTGTGAATCGCCTGTAAGTGTTCGTGGTGGCTGGCCTGGGGCTGGCTGGCAGGGTTGGTGTCGTCGCTCGGCGGCGGGTGTGACCCCTGAATCGCCTGACCCCCTTGGGGTGTCATGCCCGGGATCTGTCCGCTCGGCGCTGGGTGCCGACGCCGACCCTGGCCCACCACGATGGCTTGATCAGAAGCATGTCCGTTGCGGAGATGCCGTCCCCACAACGTGGCTCATTACAGGCCTGCCTCGTAGTGACTTCTCGCCCCGGGCCGACGCCGGCAACGACGTCCGTCCCAACGAGTGAGGAGAACATCGTCGTGTCCAGTTTGCAGGCCATCGTGGCTGGCATCTACCAGTTCGTCGTCGGGGTAGATACCCACGCCGCTACCCACACCTTCGCTGTCGTCGCCGCCCCGAACGGTGCCCTGGTGGATCAGGTCACCTTCCCGACCTCGCCGGCAGGGTTGCGTCGCGCGCTGGCGTGGATCGCGCGGCGCACCGGCGGTGACCTCGACGCCGTGCTGGTCGCCGCAGAGGGCACCGGCTCCTACGGTGCTGTCCTGAGTGATGTGCTCGGCCAAGCGGGCTACCGAGTTGTGGAGGCACCGACACCCAAGCGTGAGCGGGGCCGGGGCAAGACCGACGCCCTGGACGCGGTACTCGCGGCCCGCGCGACGATGGCGACGCCCGTGACGATGCTGCGTGATCGTCGCGCGGGCCAGGTCCAGGCCGCGTTGGCGGTGCTGACCGTGGCGCGTGACCAGCTCAACGCCGACCGGCTGCGGTGCATCAACGCGCTCACCGCGATCGTGCGCAGCCACGACCTCGGTCTCGACGCACGGCGCGCCCTGACCGCACCCCAGGTCGCTGCGATCGCCGGCTGGCGGCGGCGCGACGAGGGCCTCGGCCAGGCGACGGCGCGGGTTGAGGCCGTCCGCCTCGCCAAGCGGATCGTCGACCTCACCGCCGAGCTCGGCCACAACCGCGACCAGGTCACCGAGATCGTCGTCCAGCAGGCACCCGAACTGCTCGACCTGCCTGGCGTCGGCCCGGTCACCGCCGCCGTGATCCTGACGGTCTGGTCCCACCCCGGCCGGGTCCGGACCGAGGCCGCATTCGCTCAGATCGCGGGCACCTGCCCGATCCCGGCATCCTCCGGCAACACGGTCCGCCATCGACTCAACCGCGGCGGCGACCGTCGACTCAACCGGGCGTTCAACACCATCGTGCTCACCCGCATGCGCATCGACCCTGACACCCGCGCCTACATCGACCGGCGCCGGGCCGAGGGCAAGACGACCAAGGAGATCCGCCGATGCCTCAAGCGCTACACCACCCGGCAGATCTACCGCACCCTGGCCGTCGCGCACCCAACTCCCGAGATGATCACCTCAGCGGCTTGACGCGACATAGAAGCATCCTGGGTCTGATGGAGGCTCGGGCTATGGGATTTCGACCAGGATCTGGTCGCTCCCGTGGGTA harbors:
- a CDS encoding SDR family oxidoreductase; the protein is MVGRNGLAEDFAGAAVFLASRASSYVTGQAVFVDGGFSIH
- a CDS encoding IS110 family RNA-guided transposase, with product MQAIVAGIYQFVVGVDTHAATHTFAVVAAPNGALVDQVTFPTSPAGLRRALAWIARRTGGDLDAVLVAAEGTGSYGAVLSDVLGQAGYRVVEAPTPKRERGRGKTDALDAVLAARATMATPVTMLRDRRAGQVQAALAVLTVARDQLNADRLRCINALTAIVRSHDLGLDARRALTAPQVAAIAGWRRRDEGLGQATARVEAVRLAKRIVDLTAELGHNRDQVTEIVVQQAPELLDLPGVGPVTAAVILTVWSHPGRVRTEAAFAQIAGTCPIPASSGNTVRHRLNRGGDRRLNRAFNTIVLTRMRIDPDTRAYIDRRRAEGKTTKEIRRCLKRYTTRQIYRTLAVAHPTPEMITSAA